A genome region from Colwellia sp. Arc7-D includes the following:
- a CDS encoding acyl-CoA dehydrogenase family protein: MSKKLLLGVLEANRYEHYDREIIRELVQLGLLGDTLSDKFGGSEVNYVNYVSYGLISRKVEPLDSGKCSAISVKCLLFKTVKSQVASS, from the coding sequence TTGTCAAAAAAATTGCTACTAGGTGTGCTTGAAGCCAATAGATATGAACATTATGATCGCGAAATCATACGTGAATTAGTTCAATTAGGCTTATTGGGTGATACTTTGTCTGATAAGTTTGGCGGCAGCGAAGTCAATTATGTAAATTATGTCAGTTATGGTTTAATTTCGCGTAAAGTAGAGCCTTTAGACAGTGGTAAGTGCAGCGCAATAAGTGTGAAGTGCTTGTTATTTAAAACTGTGAAGTCCCAAGTAGCTTCATCCTAA
- the glpD gene encoding glycerol-3-phosphate dehydrogenase: MSEVHEIFDLVVIGGGINGTGIAADAAGRGLKVVLCEQNDLASATSSKSSKLIHGGLRYLEHYEFKLVRKALAEREILLKNAPHIIKPLTFCLPHQAHLRPAWLIHIGLFLYNNLAKRVTLPASKGVVFSSDSPLVSTITKGFEYSDAWVDDARLVILNALAAQDYGASIKTQTQCIKAVREDNIWTITLKDSLHGKMSVIRSRSIVNAAGPWVAKLFSSTLPNKSPQKIRLVKGSHIVVPRIHNQPQAYILQNVDQRIVFVSPFEDSFSLIGTTDVEYNGDPSAVEISDEEIDYLLNITNTYFKKKISRNDIVTTFSGVRSLLDDESINAQSVTRDYKLEIEDVNNKAPVMSVFGGKITTYRKLAEATVDKLSPYFPNIGPTWTADAPLPGGNFNNIELFTQEIKKEFPWLSSALRTRLIRSYGTIIFTLLNNIDSIEAMGSCFGADLYELEINFLIEHEWAINVEDIIWRRTKRGLYLSMSQVAFIQQYIDKHPSIVERKSLQNK; encoded by the coding sequence ATGAGTGAAGTACATGAAATATTTGACCTCGTTGTTATTGGCGGTGGCATTAATGGTACAGGAATCGCCGCAGATGCTGCTGGCAGAGGGCTAAAGGTTGTCCTGTGTGAGCAAAACGATCTTGCCTCTGCCACTTCTTCTAAAAGCAGTAAGCTCATTCATGGAGGTTTACGATATTTAGAGCATTATGAATTTAAGCTCGTTAGAAAAGCGCTTGCAGAACGCGAAATCTTATTAAAAAATGCACCGCATATTATTAAACCTTTAACTTTTTGCTTACCTCATCAAGCGCATTTAAGACCTGCTTGGCTGATCCATATTGGCTTGTTTCTCTACAACAACTTAGCTAAGCGCGTCACTTTACCTGCATCAAAAGGCGTTGTATTCTCATCCGATAGTCCCCTAGTTAGTACAATAACTAAAGGTTTTGAATATTCAGATGCTTGGGTAGACGACGCAAGGTTAGTTATTTTAAATGCACTTGCCGCGCAAGATTATGGTGCCAGTATAAAAACACAAACTCAGTGTATAAAAGCAGTACGCGAAGATAATATTTGGACGATTACCTTAAAAGATAGTTTGCACGGTAAAATGAGTGTTATTCGTTCACGCAGCATTGTAAACGCTGCTGGACCTTGGGTTGCAAAGTTGTTTTCAAGTACTTTACCCAACAAATCGCCTCAAAAAATTAGGTTAGTTAAGGGTAGCCATATCGTAGTACCGCGCATCCATAATCAACCACAAGCTTATATTCTACAAAATGTTGATCAGCGCATCGTTTTTGTATCCCCTTTTGAAGATAGCTTTTCATTAATTGGCACCACAGATGTTGAATATAATGGCGATCCCTCTGCTGTTGAAATATCAGATGAAGAAATTGACTATCTATTAAACATCACCAATACCTATTTTAAGAAAAAAATATCACGTAATGATATTGTAACGACATTTTCAGGTGTTAGATCTTTATTAGATGACGAGTCAATAAATGCTCAATCCGTAACCCGTGATTACAAGTTAGAAATAGAAGATGTAAATAATAAAGCACCTGTCATGTCAGTTTTTGGCGGTAAAATAACCACTTACCGTAAACTCGCAGAAGCTACAGTTGATAAACTTAGTCCTTATTTCCCAAACATTGGACCTACCTGGACAGCAGACGCCCCGCTGCCCGGTGGAAACTTCAATAATATAGAATTATTTACTCAAGAAATTAAAAAAGAGTTTCCATGGTTGTCTTCAGCATTGCGGACTAGATTGATCCGTAGCTACGGTACAATAATTTTCACTTTATTAAATAATATAGATAGTATTGAAGCTATGGGATCTTGTTTTGGTGCTGATTTATATGAGCTAGAAATCAACTTTTTAATCGAACATGAATGGGCTATTAATGTTGAAGACATCATATGGCGACGAACGAAAAGAGGCCTTTATTTATCAATGTCGCAAGTCGCTTTCATACAGCAGTATATTGATAAGCACCCTAGCATTGTAGAGCGTAAATCATTACAAAATAAATAA
- the glpK gene encoding glycerol kinase GlpK, translating into MLKYLLAIDQGTTSSRAILFTKLGKVHASAQEEFEQHFPHDGWVEHNPSDIWQTVLRTCRKVLADNNVQATEVIAIGITNQRETTLVWDRKTGDPIYNAIVWQDRRTSDYCRTISSPAVEELINHKTGLLLDPYFSATKIRWILDNVEGAQEKAENGELAFGTVDSFLLWHLTGQKEHKTDATNASRTMIFNIHEQAWDQKLLELFNIPAAMLPDVMDSSDNFGYVDSALLGSEIAILAMAGDQQAALFGQACFDEGMAKSTYGTGCFLMLNTGSKALKSKNRLLTTVAYRLKGKPTYAIEGSIFMAGATIQWIRDGLKLIGSACETESIAEKVPLDHGVFLVPAFTGLGAPYWDPNARGAILGLTRDSGINEIVTAGLQSVCYQTKDLQKAMENDGIRPSVIRVDGGMVTNNWLLSFLSNILGATIDRPEITETTALGAAYLAGLKAGVYSSTEELAKMWQCEKRFTPSIDNAQRNILYGKWLAAVQRVKS; encoded by the coding sequence ATTTTGAAGTACTTATTAGCCATCGATCAAGGAACAACAAGCTCAAGGGCGATACTTTTTACTAAGCTTGGGAAAGTGCATGCATCTGCGCAAGAGGAGTTTGAACAACACTTCCCGCACGATGGCTGGGTTGAACATAACCCAAGTGATATTTGGCAAACTGTCTTGCGTACTTGTCGAAAAGTACTTGCTGACAATAATGTTCAAGCGACAGAGGTAATTGCCATAGGTATTACTAACCAAAGGGAAACCACCTTGGTGTGGGACCGAAAAACGGGCGACCCTATTTATAATGCTATTGTTTGGCAAGATAGGCGCACATCGGATTATTGTCGAACAATATCTAGCCCTGCAGTAGAAGAACTGATTAATCATAAAACCGGCTTGTTACTCGACCCTTATTTTTCAGCCACTAAAATTCGCTGGATACTCGATAATGTTGAAGGAGCACAAGAAAAAGCTGAAAATGGTGAGCTAGCATTTGGTACGGTTGATAGTTTTTTATTGTGGCACCTTACAGGTCAAAAAGAACATAAAACTGATGCGACTAATGCCTCAAGAACCATGATTTTTAATATTCATGAACAAGCTTGGGATCAAAAGCTACTTGAGTTGTTTAATATTCCCGCCGCCATGTTACCCGATGTGATGGATTCATCAGATAACTTTGGCTATGTCGATAGTGCATTACTTGGCAGTGAAATTGCCATTTTAGCTATGGCAGGCGATCAACAAGCGGCTTTATTTGGTCAAGCATGTTTTGATGAAGGTATGGCGAAAAGCACCTATGGTACAGGCTGTTTCTTAATGCTGAATACTGGTAGTAAGGCGCTTAAGTCTAAAAATAGATTATTAACGACAGTTGCTTATCGATTAAAGGGTAAACCAACGTATGCTATTGAAGGCAGTATTTTCATGGCTGGCGCGACCATTCAATGGATTAGAGATGGCTTAAAATTAATAGGCTCTGCATGTGAAACAGAATCAATTGCCGAAAAAGTGCCGCTAGATCATGGGGTTTTTCTTGTGCCGGCATTTACCGGCTTGGGCGCACCTTATTGGGACCCTAATGCACGAGGAGCCATATTGGGTTTAACGCGAGATTCGGGCATTAATGAAATTGTGACAGCTGGCCTGCAATCTGTTTGTTATCAAACCAAAGACCTACAAAAAGCCATGGAGAATGACGGTATTAGACCCAGTGTTATTCGTGTTGATGGTGGTATGGTGACTAACAATTGGTTGTTGAGTTTTCTGTCTAATATCTTAGGAGCAACGATTGATCGCCCTGAAATAACTGAAACAACGGCACTAGGCGCTGCTTACTTAGCAGGGTTAAAAGCAGGGGTGTATAGCTCGACAGAAGAGCTAGCAAAAATGTGGCAATGTGAAAAGCGCTTTACCCCGTCAATTGATAACGCACAACGAAATATTTTATATGGAAAGTGGCTAGCTGCGGTGCAAAGAGTCAAAAGTTAA
- the malQ gene encoding 4-alpha-glucanotransferase — MSLIEQLADLVGFHPSYTGTFGDTVYAKDQAKSALLKAMGFDLDEASLSNSIATLNQNQWTQVLPVVHIVKLEEQQHTIRVSLPKIGSLLLNWKVTPELGSTIGNEVVGAFNVEDMQVIAESTIDETQYCQYLINLPSLEQGYYQFTISFGETQTSCPLIYAPKTCFSVQEASSNKAWGYTAQLYSLLSKDNWGMGDFTDLAELVKKSAKQQAATIGLNPLHPLYQNNPAHRSPYSPSSRCFLNPLYIDVSKIPNFELCELAQTEVNSEAFQQRIANTKASSLVDYPEVAKLKFEIVAILFEDFCVNSTAKSNNTCYKNMAVEFEHFKQINGHDLQRFATFDALYEHFHLADENTYGWPDWPIKFQDPDSEEVHKFKLSHAKRIEYFCFLQWLAHQQLNAVSQLTVDKEMAIGLYLDLAVGCDGSGFDVWSDKEVYVAGASIGAPPDGMNPLGQNWGLTPINPVALQKQGYQPLVKALRSSMQYAGALRIDHILGLMRQYWVAPGMEADEGVYISFPWDDILRIIALESRRNNCVVIGEDLGNVPEGFSETIQNAGLLSFKVLFFERWDSGLFKRPDNFPTQSVVTVATHDTSTLTGWWQGRDLQWRQQLNLYPNDEAGLADRNARVSERENLIAALNDLQVIDMSKAPQLEPAQMNNELSVAVQKYLAKSSSHLQLIPLEDALELTEQVNIPGTIDQHPNWLQKLPVSVEDFDKTNSVQAIAQAMNIARPK, encoded by the coding sequence ATGAGTCTCATTGAACAGTTAGCAGATTTAGTAGGTTTTCATCCAAGTTATACCGGTACATTCGGCGACACGGTTTATGCTAAAGATCAGGCGAAAAGCGCTTTATTAAAAGCGATGGGCTTTGATTTAGATGAAGCGTCATTATCAAATTCAATTGCAACGTTGAATCAAAACCAATGGACTCAAGTTTTACCCGTTGTTCATATTGTTAAGCTAGAAGAGCAGCAACATACCATCAGAGTAAGCCTACCTAAAATTGGTAGTTTACTCCTCAATTGGAAAGTCACGCCTGAACTTGGAAGCACTATTGGCAATGAGGTTGTTGGGGCTTTTAATGTTGAAGACATGCAAGTCATTGCAGAGTCAACAATTGATGAAACACAGTATTGTCAGTACTTAATAAATCTACCAAGCTTAGAACAAGGTTATTATCAATTTACGATCAGTTTTGGTGAGACCCAAACAAGTTGCCCGCTTATTTACGCGCCCAAAACCTGCTTCAGCGTACAAGAAGCGTCAAGCAATAAAGCATGGGGTTATACCGCGCAATTATATTCACTACTGAGTAAAGATAATTGGGGAATGGGTGATTTTACAGATTTAGCTGAGCTTGTTAAAAAATCAGCTAAGCAACAGGCGGCAACCATTGGGCTAAACCCATTGCACCCGCTTTATCAAAATAATCCTGCACATAGAAGTCCTTACTCACCTTCTAGTCGCTGCTTTTTGAACCCACTTTATATAGATGTCAGCAAAATCCCGAATTTTGAACTTTGTGAACTTGCACAAACAGAAGTAAACAGTGAAGCATTTCAACAGCGCATTGCTAATACAAAAGCAAGTAGCTTGGTTGATTACCCTGAAGTTGCAAAATTAAAGTTTGAAATCGTAGCCATATTGTTTGAAGATTTTTGCGTAAACTCTACCGCTAAAAGTAATAATACATGCTATAAAAATATGGCCGTTGAATTTGAGCACTTTAAACAAATAAATGGCCATGACTTACAACGTTTCGCTACTTTTGATGCTTTGTATGAACATTTTCATTTAGCTGATGAAAATACTTATGGTTGGCCTGATTGGCCAATAAAATTTCAAGATCCTGATAGCGAAGAAGTACATAAATTTAAACTCTCTCATGCTAAACGTATTGAATACTTTTGTTTTTTACAGTGGCTAGCACATCAACAATTAAACGCTGTTTCTCAACTAACAGTCGATAAAGAGATGGCGATAGGTTTATATCTCGATTTGGCTGTGGGTTGTGACGGCTCAGGCTTTGATGTTTGGTCAGATAAAGAAGTTTATGTGGCAGGCGCATCAATCGGCGCACCACCCGATGGCATGAATCCCTTAGGACAAAACTGGGGGTTAACACCAATAAATCCAGTAGCTCTGCAAAAACAAGGCTATCAGCCTTTAGTAAAAGCATTAAGAAGTAGCATGCAATATGCTGGAGCTTTGCGCATTGATCATATTTTAGGACTAATGCGCCAATATTGGGTTGCTCCGGGTATGGAAGCCGATGAAGGGGTTTATATCAGTTTTCCATGGGATGATATTTTACGCATTATTGCTTTAGAATCTCGTCGAAATAATTGTGTTGTTATAGGAGAAGACTTAGGTAATGTTCCTGAAGGTTTCAGTGAAACCATTCAAAATGCAGGCCTGTTATCTTTTAAAGTACTCTTTTTTGAACGCTGGGATTCTGGTTTATTTAAGCGTCCTGATAACTTCCCTACACAATCAGTTGTTACTGTTGCCACGCATGATACATCTACATTAACCGGTTGGTGGCAAGGACGAGATTTACAATGGCGTCAACAACTTAATCTCTACCCTAATGATGAAGCTGGGCTTGCAGATAGAAATGCGCGAGTCAGTGAACGTGAAAACCTGATTGCTGCTTTAAATGATCTTCAAGTTATCGACATGAGTAAAGCACCACAGCTTGAACCTGCACAAATGAATAACGAGTTAAGTGTTGCAGTACAAAAGTATCTAGCAAAATCTTCAAGTCACCTCCAGCTTATTCCTTTAGAAGACGCTTTAGAGTTAACTGAGCAAGTAAATATTCCAGGTACAATTGATCAACACCCAAATTGGTTACAAAAATTACCCGTGTCGGTGGAAGACTTTGATAAAACAAATTCAGTACAAGCAATAGCACAAGCAATGAATATCGCTAGGCCGAAATAA
- a CDS encoding isoamylase early set domain-containing protein gives MLTKKFFKTKDETEVTFEFNRSDVTTASLVGDFNGWQAIEMKFNKKSKTFKTKVRLPKDGSFHFRYLLNDTEWENDYQADQYLANEFGTENSVVLTTAL, from the coding sequence ATGCTAACTAAGAAATTTTTTAAAACTAAAGATGAAACTGAAGTAACTTTTGAATTTAATAGAAGTGATGTAACTACGGCCTCATTGGTTGGTGATTTTAATGGCTGGCAAGCTATTGAAATGAAGTTTAATAAAAAGTCAAAAACCTTTAAAACTAAGGTTAGATTACCTAAAGATGGAAGTTTTCATTTTCGCTACCTGTTAAACGACACGGAATGGGAAAATGATTATCAAGCTGACCAATACTTAGCTAATGAGTTTGGCACTGAAAATAGTGTCGTACTGACTACGGCTTTATAA
- the glgX gene encoding glycogen debranching protein GlgX, with protein MEQFRMEPGRVHPIGTTVDDTGVNFAIFSAHAEKIELCIFDEQGEKELERFILPACEHNIWHGFLKGAKAGLVYGYRVYGPYRPEFGHRFNHHKLLLDPYAKALKGNFSWSERHFAYNIHDPKKDLSFDDRDNADVMLKAVVMDASAPLVPRKPIAWKNTVIYEGHVKGLTALNPKVPEALRGSFLGISHPAMIAHYRAIGITTIELLPVQQFISEQFLTDKKLSNYWGYNSLAFFVPHKDYLNQHQIRDFQRMVDELHQAGFEVLIDVVYNHTCEGNRLGPTLSFRGIDNHSYYRLNPAEPRYYINDTGCGNTINISHPRVLQMVMDSLRYWVQVMGVDGFRFDLATILGRELHGFDKSNGFLDAVLQDPILSSVKVIAEPWDIGPGGYQLGGFPSPWSEWNDRYRDTMRRYWRGDKGLLPEFARRIHGSSDIFEHSGRQPFASINFLCSHDGNTLRDLVSFQDRHNEANGENNRDGHSDNFAHNHGIEGETTDTAIQSVRLRQIKNMMATLMLSQGVPMILAGDEIGRTQKGNNNAYCQDNEINWLDWDDNALYAQELKGFTAKLSELRKRFSMLTHDHFIHKDDTKSSVDIIWYHPSGFEMQKDHWHSHHAATLGYLIHEKAPNSPSLLCLFHAGAEPVEFQLPMIDEIQHWQVMIDTTAITEQEDVLNIPAERVITMAPFSTIVLLNDCL; from the coding sequence ATGGAACAATTTAGAATGGAACCCGGAAGAGTACATCCAATAGGCACAACTGTTGATGATACCGGTGTTAATTTTGCTATTTTTTCAGCACATGCTGAAAAAATTGAATTGTGTATTTTTGATGAGCAAGGTGAAAAAGAGCTAGAGCGTTTTATTTTACCGGCATGTGAACATAATATTTGGCATGGTTTCCTTAAAGGTGCTAAAGCCGGTTTAGTCTATGGTTATAGGGTATATGGACCTTATAGACCAGAGTTTGGTCATCGTTTTAATCACCATAAATTATTATTAGATCCTTATGCAAAAGCATTAAAAGGCAATTTCTCATGGTCTGAACGCCATTTTGCTTATAACATTCATGACCCTAAAAAAGATTTATCTTTTGATGATAGAGATAATGCCGATGTGATGCTGAAAGCTGTTGTTATGGATGCTTCTGCGCCGCTTGTTCCAAGAAAACCAATTGCTTGGAAAAACACGGTTATTTACGAAGGTCATGTAAAAGGTTTAACAGCACTAAACCCGAAAGTTCCCGAAGCCTTACGTGGATCATTTCTAGGTATTAGTCACCCAGCTATGATCGCCCATTATCGTGCTATCGGTATTACCACGATTGAATTATTGCCAGTACAACAATTTATTTCTGAACAATTTCTTACCGACAAAAAACTTTCAAATTATTGGGGCTATAACTCATTAGCGTTTTTTGTTCCGCATAAAGATTATTTAAATCAGCACCAAATTCGTGACTTTCAACGCATGGTTGATGAACTTCATCAAGCCGGTTTTGAGGTGCTTATTGATGTGGTTTATAACCATACTTGTGAAGGTAACCGTTTAGGGCCAACACTAAGCTTTCGAGGGATAGATAACCATTCATACTACCGATTAAACCCAGCTGAACCGCGATATTATATTAATGATACTGGCTGTGGAAATACTATCAATATTAGCCATCCGCGTGTATTACAGATGGTAATGGATAGTTTGCGTTATTGGGTACAAGTGATGGGAGTTGATGGTTTTAGGTTTGATTTAGCCACCATATTAGGCCGTGAATTACATGGCTTTGATAAAAGTAATGGCTTTTTAGATGCAGTATTACAAGACCCCATTTTAAGTAGTGTAAAAGTTATAGCAGAGCCTTGGGATATTGGTCCTGGCGGTTATCAATTAGGTGGATTTCCATCGCCGTGGTCTGAATGGAACGATCGTTACCGTGACACCATGAGACGCTATTGGCGCGGAGACAAAGGTTTGTTACCTGAATTTGCTCGCAGAATTCATGGTTCGAGTGACATTTTTGAGCACAGTGGACGTCAGCCATTTGCTAGTATCAATTTTCTTTGTAGCCATGATGGCAATACGCTGCGCGATTTAGTCAGTTTCCAAGACCGACATAATGAAGCAAATGGCGAAAATAACCGCGATGGTCATTCAGATAATTTTGCGCATAATCACGGTATTGAAGGTGAAACTACCGACACTGCCATACAGTCAGTTCGATTACGCCAAATTAAAAATATGATGGCAACACTTATGCTATCTCAAGGCGTGCCAATGATACTGGCAGGTGATGAAATAGGCCGTACACAAAAAGGTAATAATAATGCCTACTGCCAAGACAACGAAATAAATTGGTTAGATTGGGATGATAATGCGTTATATGCTCAAGAACTTAAGGGTTTTACGGCTAAATTAAGTGAACTTAGAAAACGCTTTTCTATGTTGACCCATGATCATTTTATTCACAAAGATGATACAAAATCTTCGGTGGATATTATTTGGTATCACCCATCTGGCTTTGAGATGCAAAAAGATCATTGGCACTCACATCATGCCGCGACGTTAGGTTATTTGATACATGAAAAAGCGCCCAATAGCCCGTCTCTTTTGTGTCTTTTCCATGCAGGTGCTGAACCGGTTGAATTTCAATTACCGATGATTGATGAAATACAACATTGGCAAGTCATGATAGATACAACAGCAATTACTGAACAAGAAGACGTTTTAAATATACCCGCAGAACGCGTAATTACCATGGCACCATTTTCAACAATTGTTTTATTAAACGATTGTTTATAA
- a CDS encoding glycogen/starch/alpha-glucan phosphorylase, which yields MNEHTFTEDLARHFHFSLGRDKVQDSHLYLYNALAITIRDRLVAQWRETRETRGHQRRVGYISLEFLMGRTLNNAILNLDLDDTVRDALKGYCCDLEDVEQAEHDAGLGNGGLGRLAACFLDSCASLALPVIGYGIRYEYGMFNQQIKNGAQIEHPDNWLRNGNPWEIAAPEKAIRVKFFGQVDVIKKRSGQQYRQWNNTQDVLAVPYDMPIPGYQNGIVNTLRLWKSEATDEFDLGEFNAGSYTESVAKKNLAEQITMVLYPNDTSENGKELRLRQQYFLSSASLQDTINSYVENCGNNFDEFIALNSFQLNDTHPSIAVPELMRILMDDYAISWDDAWNITTKTMAYTNHTLLPEALEKWPVSLFANLLPRILEIIYEINARFLQQVAVAWPGDSNKQQALSLIEESHEPQVRMAHLAIVGSYSVNGVAALHTKLLKAGLFNDFYQLWPDKFNNKTNGVTPRRWLSHCNNSLADLISSKIDKNWVADFAHVEKLGKFSEDHAFQKQWQESKKANKVVLAEFVEKATGVKFDVDMMFDVQVKRIHEYKRQLLNILHVIGLYDRIRKGDTADITPRCVLIGGKAAPGYVMAKEIIKLINNVADTINLDPKAAKFLKVAFVPNYNVSAMEIICPATDLSEQISTAGKEASGTGNMKFMMNGALTIGTLDGANIEIRDAVGAENFFLFGAQAHEISDIRENYQPNEIIANSETLSAVMHLLESGHFNLFEPGIFDSIIKTIRDPHDMWLTAYDFDSYFQAQRSVDKTYQDQTLWTKMSILNTAASGVFSSDHTIRQYRDEIWKL from the coding sequence ATGAATGAACACACTTTTACTGAAGATTTGGCGCGACATTTCCATTTTTCACTTGGTCGTGACAAGGTGCAAGACTCTCACTTATACCTTTATAACGCACTTGCCATTACCATTCGTGACCGTTTAGTTGCCCAATGGCGAGAAACACGTGAGACCCGTGGACATCAGCGCCGTGTTGGTTATATATCACTAGAGTTTTTAATGGGCAGAACACTTAATAATGCTATTTTAAACTTAGATTTAGACGACACAGTTCGTGATGCGTTAAAAGGTTATTGCTGTGATCTAGAAGATGTTGAGCAAGCAGAGCATGACGCAGGACTAGGTAATGGTGGTTTAGGACGACTAGCCGCTTGTTTTCTAGATAGTTGTGCTAGTTTAGCTTTACCCGTTATTGGTTACGGTATTCGTTATGAATACGGCATGTTTAATCAACAAATTAAAAATGGTGCGCAAATAGAGCATCCTGATAATTGGTTACGTAATGGTAACCCTTGGGAAATTGCGGCGCCTGAAAAAGCGATCAGAGTTAAATTTTTTGGTCAAGTTGATGTAATTAAAAAGCGCAGCGGTCAACAATACCGTCAATGGAATAACACCCAAGATGTACTTGCTGTTCCTTATGATATGCCGATTCCAGGTTATCAAAATGGTATTGTGAATACTTTAAGGTTATGGAAATCTGAAGCGACTGATGAATTTGACCTTGGTGAGTTTAACGCCGGTAGTTATACCGAGTCAGTGGCTAAAAAGAATCTAGCCGAACAAATTACGATGGTGCTGTACCCAAATGACACCAGTGAAAACGGTAAAGAACTTCGTTTACGTCAACAATACTTTTTATCTTCAGCATCTTTGCAAGATACTATAAATAGTTATGTCGAAAATTGTGGCAATAATTTTGATGAGTTTATTGCGCTAAATAGCTTTCAACTAAATGATACTCACCCAAGTATTGCGGTGCCTGAGTTGATGCGAATTTTAATGGATGATTATGCAATCTCATGGGATGACGCATGGAATATCACCACAAAAACGATGGCTTACACTAACCATACGTTATTACCTGAAGCATTAGAAAAGTGGCCGGTTAGTTTATTTGCGAACTTATTACCACGTATCTTAGAAATTATTTACGAAATTAATGCGCGTTTCCTTCAACAAGTTGCGGTTGCATGGCCGGGCGATTCAAATAAACAACAAGCGTTGTCACTGATTGAAGAAAGCCACGAACCTCAAGTTCGTATGGCGCACTTAGCTATTGTGGGTAGTTACTCAGTTAATGGTGTTGCAGCGTTACATACCAAGCTTTTAAAAGCAGGTTTGTTTAATGACTTTTATCAATTGTGGCCTGACAAATTTAACAACAAAACTAATGGCGTTACACCACGTCGCTGGTTATCGCATTGTAATAACAGTTTAGCTGATCTTATCTCAAGTAAAATTGATAAAAATTGGGTTGCTGATTTTGCCCATGTTGAGAAGTTAGGGAAATTTTCTGAAGATCATGCTTTCCAAAAACAGTGGCAAGAGAGCAAAAAAGCCAATAAAGTCGTTTTAGCTGAGTTTGTAGAAAAAGCTACGGGTGTTAAGTTTGATGTAGATATGATGTTTGATGTACAAGTTAAACGTATTCATGAATACAAACGTCAACTACTAAATATTTTACACGTTATTGGCCTATATGACCGAATTCGTAAAGGTGATACTGCCGATATAACTCCGCGTTGTGTCCTTATTGGCGGTAAAGCAGCGCCCGGTTATGTTATGGCAAAAGAGATTATTAAATTAATCAATAATGTTGCTGACACCATTAACTTAGATCCAAAAGCCGCTAAGTTTTTAAAAGTTGCTTTCGTACCTAACTACAATGTTTCTGCCATGGAAATTATTTGTCCTGCTACTGACTTATCAGAACAAATTTCAACAGCAGGTAAAGAAGCATCAGGTACCGGCAACATGAAATTTATGATGAATGGTGCATTAACAATTGGTACATTAGATGGTGCAAATATCGAAATTAGAGATGCCGTTGGAGCGGAGAACTTTTTCCTATTTGGTGCTCAAGCTCATGAAATTTCGGATATTAGAGAAAATTATCAACCTAATGAGATCATAGCTAATTCTGAAACATTATCAGCGGTTATGCACTTGTTAGAAAGCGGTCACTTTAATTTATTTGAACCAGGTATTTTTGATTCAATTATAAAAACAATACGTGACCCACATGATATGTGGTTAACAGCGTACGATTTTGATAGTTATTTTCAAGCTCAGCGAAGTGTTGATAAAACTTATCAAGATCAAACTCTGTGGACTAAAATGAGTATTTTAAACACTGCAGCAAGTGGTGTGTTTTCGAGCGATCATACGATCAGGCAGTATCGAGATGAAATATGGAAGCTTTAG